A part of Ammospiza caudacuta isolate bAmmCau1 chromosome 7, bAmmCau1.pri, whole genome shotgun sequence genomic DNA contains:
- the ABL2 gene encoding tyrosine-protein kinase ABL2 isoform X2, translated as MGQQVGRVGEPGAGLQHQPPPQQQQQPRGLRGSSAARPAGRRREAAGRSAEGGFNVFTQHEALHRPYGCDVEPQALNEAIRWSSKENLLGATESDPNLFVALYDFVASGDNTLSITKGEKLRVLGYNQNGEWSEVRSKNGQGWVPSNYITPVNSLEKHSWYHGPVSRSAAEYLLSSLINGSFLVRESESSPGQLSISLRYEGRVYHYRINTTSDGKVYVTAESRFSTLAELVHHHSTVADGLVTTLHYPAPKCNKPTVYGVSPIHDKWEMERTDITMKHKLGGGQYGEVYVGVWKKYNLTVAVKTLKEDTMEVEEFLKEAAVMKEIKHPNLVQLLGVCTLEPPFYIVTEYMPYGNLLDYLRECNREEVSAVVLLYMATQISSAMEYLEKKNFIHRDLAARNCLVGENHVVKVADFGLSRLMTGDTYTAHAGAKFPIKWTAPESLAYNTFSIKSDVWAFGVLLWEIATYGMSPYPGIDLSQVYDLLEKGYRMEQPEGCPPKVYELMRACWKWNPPDRPSFAETHQAFETMFHDSSISEEVAEELGRTASSSSIVPYLPRLPMLPSKTRTLKKQAENKENIEGAQDTVEHSASSSAPGFIRSTQPAGGSPALPRKQRDKSPSSLLEDAKETTFTRDRKGGFFSSFMKKRNAPTPPKRSSSFREMENQPHKKYELTGNFSSVASLQHVDGFSFAPAQQDTSLAPPKCYGGGFVQRTFYSEEGTGPSSAGAVSTGGGWSGITGFFTPRLIKKTLGLRAGKPTGNEEASKPFPRSNSTSSMSSGLPEQDRMAMTLPRNSQRSKIQLERTVSTSSQPDESTERASDLIPKRFEEGPSLTRERPKAKLLPRGATALPFRTPSASEEKEGPGLVAAPKGKEKNSSPRQGALEDGERPGWSSPVKAAAILPTTHNHKVPVLISPTLKHTPADVQLIGTDSQGNKFKLLSEHQVTSSGDRDRPRRVKPKCAPPPPPVMRLLQQPAACSDAAEELSSAAGAQHGLEPSEGSKKAAAAAAPVGGKSGRPVMPPPQVPLSTSSTSPLKMANGTAGAKVALRKTKQAAEKIPADKISKEALLECADLLSSAIAEPTPNSQLVDTGHQLLDYCSGYVDCIPHTRNKFAFREAVSKLELSLQELQVSSTAAGVHGANPVLNNLLSCVQEISDVVQR; from the exons aGGCCCTGCACCGCCCCTACGGCTGCGACGTCGAGCCCCAGGCACTGAACGAAGCCATCAGGTGGAGCTCCAAGGAGAACCTGCTTGGAGCCACTGAGAGTGACCCCAATCTCTTTGTTGCACTTTACGATTTTGTAGCAAGTGGTGACAACACACTCAGCATCACCAAAG GTGAGAAGTTGCGAGTCCTGGGTTACAACCAGAATGGTGAATGGAGTGAGGTACGTTCAAAGaacgggcagggctgggttccAAGCAACTACATCACGCCAGTGAACAGCCTGGAGAAGCACTCGTGGTACCACGGGCCTGTGTCCCGCAGCGCCGCCGAGTacctgctcagcagcctcatCAATGGCAGCTTCCTGGTGCGGGAGAGCGAGAGCAGCCCGGGCCAGCTGTCCATCTCGCTCAGGTACGAGGGACGTGTGTACCACTACAGGATCAACACCACCTCAGATGGCAAG GTCTATGTGACAGCAGAAAGCCGTTTCAGCACgctggcagagctggtgcaCCATCACTCCACGGTGGCAGATGGCCTGGTGACAACCCTGCATTACCCAGCCCCCAAGTGCAATAAGCCCACGGTGTACGGGGTGTCCCCCATCCATGACAAGTGGGAGATGGAGCGCACCGACATCACCATGAAGCACAAGCTCGGGGGAGGGCAGTATGGAGAGGTCTACGTGGGGGTCTGGAAGAAATACAATCTCACAGTGGCTGTGAAAACGTTAAAG GAAGATACCATGGAGGTGGAAGAGTTCTTGAAGGAAGCTGCTGTGATGAAGGAGATCAAGCACCCAAATCTAGTGCAGTTGTTAG gtgtgTGCACCCTGGAGCCCCCGTTTTACATCGTGACAGAGTACATGCCCTACGGGAACCTGCTGGACTACCTGCGCGAGTGCAACCGCGAGGAGGTCAGCGCTGTCGTGCTGCTCTACATGGCCACCCAGATCTCCTCTGCCATGGAGTACCTGGAGAAGAAGAACTTCATCCATAG GGACCTGGCAGCACGGAACTGCTTAGTTGGAGAAAACCATGTGGTGAAGGTGGCTGACTTTGGCTTGAGTCGACTCATGACTGGTGATACCTACACAGCCCATGCTGGGGCCAAGTTCCCAATCAAATGGACAGCTCCTGAGAGCCTGGCCTACAACACCTTTTCAATCAAATCAGATGTGTGGG CCTTTGGGGTGCTGTTATGGGAAATTGCTACCTATGGGATGTCACCATACCCAGGCATTGACCTCTCTCAGGTGTATGATCTGCTGGAAAAGGGCTATCggatggagcagccagaggggtgCCCTCCCAAGGTGTATGAGCTGATGAGGGCAT GCTGGAAGTGGAACCCACCAGACCGACCTTCCTTTGCTGAGACCCaccaggcttttgaaaccaTGTTCCACGACTCGAGCATCTCAGAGG AGGTAGCAGAGGAGCTTGGAAGAACAGCCTCATCCTCATCCATAGTTCCTTACCTGCCCCGCTTACCCATGCTTCCCTCCAAGACAAGGACCCTGAAGAAGCAGGCAGAGAACAAGGAGAACATTGAGGGAGCACAGGACACTGTGGAGCACTCAGCatccagctcagcaccag GTTTCATCAGAAGCACACAGCCAGCAGGCGGGTCCCCCGCGCTGCCCCGCAAGCAGAGGGACAAGTcccccagcagcctcctggaGGATGCCAAAGAGACCACGTTCACCAGGGACAGGAAAGGGGgcttcttcagctccttcaTGAAGAAGAGGAACGCTCCCACGCCTCCCAAGCGCAGCAGCTCCTTCCGGGAGATGGAGAACCAGCCCCACAAGAAATACGAGCTGACGGGTAACTTTTCCTCTGTGGCCTCCTTGCAGCACGTGGACGGGTTCTCCtttgctccagcacagcaggacacgAGCCTGGCTCCCCCCAAGTGCTACGGAGGGGGCTTTGTGCAGAGGACCTTCTACAGCGAGGAGGGCACTgggcccagcagtgctggggctgtgagcaCTGGTGGAGGGTGGTCGGGCATCACTGGCTTCTTCACGCCACGCTTGATTAAAAAGACGCTGGGTTTGCGAGCAGGAAAACCCACTGGCAATGAAGAAGCTTCAAAGCCTTTTCCAAGGTCAAACTCTACATCTTCCATGTCCTCAGGGCTTCCAGAGCAGGATAGGATGGCAATGACCcttcccagaaattcccagagGTCAAAAATTCAGCTGGAACGGACTGTGTCCACCTCCTCCCAGCCCGATGAGAGCACAGAGAGGGCCAGTGACCTGATTCCCAAAAGGTTTGAAGAAGGTCCTTCTTTGACCAGAGAGAGACCAAAAGCAAAACTCTTGCCAAGGGGTGCCACAGCGCTCCCTTTTCGAACTCCCTCCGCGTCGGAAGAAAAGGAGGGTCCGGGGCTGGTTGCAGCTCCAaagggcaaggaaaaaaacagcagcCCACGACAAGGGGCCCTTGAGGATGGCGAGAGGCCGGGGTGGTCATCTCCGGTAAAGGCTGCAGCAATACTTCCAACCACTCATAACCACAAAGTGCCAGTCCTAATCTCACCCACTCTAAAACACACTCCAGCAGACGTGCAGCTCATTGGCACAGACTCTCAGGGTAATAAATTTAAGCTCTTATCTGAGCATCAGGTCACTTCTTCCGGCGACAGGGACCGGCCCAGACGGGTAAAACCAAAGTGTGCTCCACCTCCACCACCGGTGATGCGGCTCCTCCAGCAGCCGGCTGCCTGCTCGGACGCAGCAGAAGAGCTGAGCAGCGCGGCGGGAGCGCAGCACGGACTGGAACCCAGCGAAGGGAGtaagaaggcagcagcagcagcagcacctgtcGGTGGAAAATCCGGGAGGCCCGTGATGCCTCCGCCCCAAGTGCCTCTGTCAACGTCTTCCACCTCCCCACTGAAAATGGCCAACGGCACGGCCGGCGCCAAGGTAGCGCTGAGAAAGACCAAGCAGGCGGCCGAGAAAATCCCCGCAGACAAGATCAGCAAGGAGGCGCTGCTGGAGTGCGCCGATCTCCTGTCCAGCGCCATCGCCGAGCCCACGCCCAACAGCCAGCTGGTGGACACGGGGCACCAGCTGCTGGATTACTGCTCAGGCTACGTGGACTGCATCCCCCACACGCGCAACAAATTCGCCTTCCGGGAAGCCGTGAGCAAACTGGAActcagcctgcaggagctgcaggtgtcCTCGACAGCTGCTGGCGTCCACGGGGCGAACCCCGTCCTTAATAACTTATTGTCATGTGTCCAAGAAATCAGTGATGTGGTGCAAAGGTAG
- the ABL2 gene encoding tyrosine-protein kinase ABL2 isoform X1, whose product MSVGTVLFQSSSYGKEGRLLCCLSEGTSEPTVSFTEALHRPYGCDVEPQALNEAIRWSSKENLLGATESDPNLFVALYDFVASGDNTLSITKGEKLRVLGYNQNGEWSEVRSKNGQGWVPSNYITPVNSLEKHSWYHGPVSRSAAEYLLSSLINGSFLVRESESSPGQLSISLRYEGRVYHYRINTTSDGKVYVTAESRFSTLAELVHHHSTVADGLVTTLHYPAPKCNKPTVYGVSPIHDKWEMERTDITMKHKLGGGQYGEVYVGVWKKYNLTVAVKTLKEDTMEVEEFLKEAAVMKEIKHPNLVQLLGVCTLEPPFYIVTEYMPYGNLLDYLRECNREEVSAVVLLYMATQISSAMEYLEKKNFIHRDLAARNCLVGENHVVKVADFGLSRLMTGDTYTAHAGAKFPIKWTAPESLAYNTFSIKSDVWAFGVLLWEIATYGMSPYPGIDLSQVYDLLEKGYRMEQPEGCPPKVYELMRACWKWNPPDRPSFAETHQAFETMFHDSSISEEVAEELGRTASSSSIVPYLPRLPMLPSKTRTLKKQAENKENIEGAQDTVEHSASSSAPGFIRSTQPAGGSPALPRKQRDKSPSSLLEDAKETTFTRDRKGGFFSSFMKKRNAPTPPKRSSSFREMENQPHKKYELTGNFSSVASLQHVDGFSFAPAQQDTSLAPPKCYGGGFVQRTFYSEEGTGPSSAGAVSTGGGWSGITGFFTPRLIKKTLGLRAGKPTGNEEASKPFPRSNSTSSMSSGLPEQDRMAMTLPRNSQRSKIQLERTVSTSSQPDESTERASDLIPKRFEEGPSLTRERPKAKLLPRGATALPFRTPSASEEKEGPGLVAAPKGKEKNSSPRQGALEDGERPGWSSPVKAAAILPTTHNHKVPVLISPTLKHTPADVQLIGTDSQGNKFKLLSEHQVTSSGDRDRPRRVKPKCAPPPPPVMRLLQQPAACSDAAEELSSAAGAQHGLEPSEGSKKAAAAAAPVGGKSGRPVMPPPQVPLSTSSTSPLKMANGTAGAKVALRKTKQAAEKIPADKISKEALLECADLLSSAIAEPTPNSQLVDTGHQLLDYCSGYVDCIPHTRNKFAFREAVSKLELSLQELQVSSTAAGVHGANPVLNNLLSCVQEISDVVQR is encoded by the exons aGGCCCTGCACCGCCCCTACGGCTGCGACGTCGAGCCCCAGGCACTGAACGAAGCCATCAGGTGGAGCTCCAAGGAGAACCTGCTTGGAGCCACTGAGAGTGACCCCAATCTCTTTGTTGCACTTTACGATTTTGTAGCAAGTGGTGACAACACACTCAGCATCACCAAAG GTGAGAAGTTGCGAGTCCTGGGTTACAACCAGAATGGTGAATGGAGTGAGGTACGTTCAAAGaacgggcagggctgggttccAAGCAACTACATCACGCCAGTGAACAGCCTGGAGAAGCACTCGTGGTACCACGGGCCTGTGTCCCGCAGCGCCGCCGAGTacctgctcagcagcctcatCAATGGCAGCTTCCTGGTGCGGGAGAGCGAGAGCAGCCCGGGCCAGCTGTCCATCTCGCTCAGGTACGAGGGACGTGTGTACCACTACAGGATCAACACCACCTCAGATGGCAAG GTCTATGTGACAGCAGAAAGCCGTTTCAGCACgctggcagagctggtgcaCCATCACTCCACGGTGGCAGATGGCCTGGTGACAACCCTGCATTACCCAGCCCCCAAGTGCAATAAGCCCACGGTGTACGGGGTGTCCCCCATCCATGACAAGTGGGAGATGGAGCGCACCGACATCACCATGAAGCACAAGCTCGGGGGAGGGCAGTATGGAGAGGTCTACGTGGGGGTCTGGAAGAAATACAATCTCACAGTGGCTGTGAAAACGTTAAAG GAAGATACCATGGAGGTGGAAGAGTTCTTGAAGGAAGCTGCTGTGATGAAGGAGATCAAGCACCCAAATCTAGTGCAGTTGTTAG gtgtgTGCACCCTGGAGCCCCCGTTTTACATCGTGACAGAGTACATGCCCTACGGGAACCTGCTGGACTACCTGCGCGAGTGCAACCGCGAGGAGGTCAGCGCTGTCGTGCTGCTCTACATGGCCACCCAGATCTCCTCTGCCATGGAGTACCTGGAGAAGAAGAACTTCATCCATAG GGACCTGGCAGCACGGAACTGCTTAGTTGGAGAAAACCATGTGGTGAAGGTGGCTGACTTTGGCTTGAGTCGACTCATGACTGGTGATACCTACACAGCCCATGCTGGGGCCAAGTTCCCAATCAAATGGACAGCTCCTGAGAGCCTGGCCTACAACACCTTTTCAATCAAATCAGATGTGTGGG CCTTTGGGGTGCTGTTATGGGAAATTGCTACCTATGGGATGTCACCATACCCAGGCATTGACCTCTCTCAGGTGTATGATCTGCTGGAAAAGGGCTATCggatggagcagccagaggggtgCCCTCCCAAGGTGTATGAGCTGATGAGGGCAT GCTGGAAGTGGAACCCACCAGACCGACCTTCCTTTGCTGAGACCCaccaggcttttgaaaccaTGTTCCACGACTCGAGCATCTCAGAGG AGGTAGCAGAGGAGCTTGGAAGAACAGCCTCATCCTCATCCATAGTTCCTTACCTGCCCCGCTTACCCATGCTTCCCTCCAAGACAAGGACCCTGAAGAAGCAGGCAGAGAACAAGGAGAACATTGAGGGAGCACAGGACACTGTGGAGCACTCAGCatccagctcagcaccag GTTTCATCAGAAGCACACAGCCAGCAGGCGGGTCCCCCGCGCTGCCCCGCAAGCAGAGGGACAAGTcccccagcagcctcctggaGGATGCCAAAGAGACCACGTTCACCAGGGACAGGAAAGGGGgcttcttcagctccttcaTGAAGAAGAGGAACGCTCCCACGCCTCCCAAGCGCAGCAGCTCCTTCCGGGAGATGGAGAACCAGCCCCACAAGAAATACGAGCTGACGGGTAACTTTTCCTCTGTGGCCTCCTTGCAGCACGTGGACGGGTTCTCCtttgctccagcacagcaggacacgAGCCTGGCTCCCCCCAAGTGCTACGGAGGGGGCTTTGTGCAGAGGACCTTCTACAGCGAGGAGGGCACTgggcccagcagtgctggggctgtgagcaCTGGTGGAGGGTGGTCGGGCATCACTGGCTTCTTCACGCCACGCTTGATTAAAAAGACGCTGGGTTTGCGAGCAGGAAAACCCACTGGCAATGAAGAAGCTTCAAAGCCTTTTCCAAGGTCAAACTCTACATCTTCCATGTCCTCAGGGCTTCCAGAGCAGGATAGGATGGCAATGACCcttcccagaaattcccagagGTCAAAAATTCAGCTGGAACGGACTGTGTCCACCTCCTCCCAGCCCGATGAGAGCACAGAGAGGGCCAGTGACCTGATTCCCAAAAGGTTTGAAGAAGGTCCTTCTTTGACCAGAGAGAGACCAAAAGCAAAACTCTTGCCAAGGGGTGCCACAGCGCTCCCTTTTCGAACTCCCTCCGCGTCGGAAGAAAAGGAGGGTCCGGGGCTGGTTGCAGCTCCAaagggcaaggaaaaaaacagcagcCCACGACAAGGGGCCCTTGAGGATGGCGAGAGGCCGGGGTGGTCATCTCCGGTAAAGGCTGCAGCAATACTTCCAACCACTCATAACCACAAAGTGCCAGTCCTAATCTCACCCACTCTAAAACACACTCCAGCAGACGTGCAGCTCATTGGCACAGACTCTCAGGGTAATAAATTTAAGCTCTTATCTGAGCATCAGGTCACTTCTTCCGGCGACAGGGACCGGCCCAGACGGGTAAAACCAAAGTGTGCTCCACCTCCACCACCGGTGATGCGGCTCCTCCAGCAGCCGGCTGCCTGCTCGGACGCAGCAGAAGAGCTGAGCAGCGCGGCGGGAGCGCAGCACGGACTGGAACCCAGCGAAGGGAGtaagaaggcagcagcagcagcagcacctgtcGGTGGAAAATCCGGGAGGCCCGTGATGCCTCCGCCCCAAGTGCCTCTGTCAACGTCTTCCACCTCCCCACTGAAAATGGCCAACGGCACGGCCGGCGCCAAGGTAGCGCTGAGAAAGACCAAGCAGGCGGCCGAGAAAATCCCCGCAGACAAGATCAGCAAGGAGGCGCTGCTGGAGTGCGCCGATCTCCTGTCCAGCGCCATCGCCGAGCCCACGCCCAACAGCCAGCTGGTGGACACGGGGCACCAGCTGCTGGATTACTGCTCAGGCTACGTGGACTGCATCCCCCACACGCGCAACAAATTCGCCTTCCGGGAAGCCGTGAGCAAACTGGAActcagcctgcaggagctgcaggtgtcCTCGACAGCTGCTGGCGTCCACGGGGCGAACCCCGTCCTTAATAACTTATTGTCATGTGTCCAAGAAATCAGTGATGTGGTGCAAAGGTAG